The window TCAACTGATCGCCTCTATCATGGCTGCGCAGTGGCTATGCGACAACATAGTCTTTAGAATAAGCGCCAACAAATAACTCTAGCGCGTGCTACCCAACCCAGAATAGCGAAATCGACAAGTATTTGTGCTGTGGGCAACTTGCCTAGTTGCGTTCCTTAGCTAGCCCGAAGCATAAAACCGAAAGGTTGACTGTAACCGGTTTTATTGATGAGCGCCGGTGCACCAAAACTTATCAAAAAGTGTACGAAACGGCGCCTTCTATCTGACGACCGTCTTTTGCGAGGATGGCGGGGAAGTGCTACGAGAGTACATTCCCGAAGATGCACCAGGTACAGCAATAAGCGTCCTGGAAGAATCATTGTTTATGCAGGCACTCCGGCGCTCTTCGCAAGCCCAGGCTAATATCGTGCCCGCCGAGCACTCCGGTGATCACTAGTCTGATCGTCGTTTCTTGATCCAAATATACTGCGCAACAATGACAGCACCTATAAATGTGCCAACTAATGACAGTAGCAAATCACCAATGGTATCACGATAGGCAGACAGTGATTCAACCGGATGGCTTCTTACAAAACTGGTGTACTCCAACGCTTCCCAAATAATGTGAGTTACCGCGCTGTAAGCAACTACCAGCCCCGCTGTCACCCATTTTTCATATCCACGATCTCTTAGCAAATACCCCGCCACTAAAACCCAGGGAATCGACAGCAGCAGATGCATCACGTCGTCCCAAATGGTGATCTTGTCATAGAGGGCAAGGGTGTTGCCCAGCAGGTCAAACGCCGCTACAAAGGTCAAAGCCATGTCGACAAAATAAGGATATGCCAGCAGTTTGTTTTTGCGCCTGGCAAAACTCCAAGCAATGTACGTTAGCAGAGCAGCCAACGGGTAGAAGACAACCCGAAGAGCAATGGCTTTGTTTTTGTACTGCGGCAGGTCACTAAAATACACTGCATGTACCAGCAGGCCAAGCAGGCCGAACTTCAGCAAAATATTAATAGCCTTAAGCTTGCTCATCGCTAGTAACTATATACTTTTAGAACTTTAAGGCGAAGTGAATTGCGTCTAGCCCAGCATTCGGTGTCGCACGCAAGTGGTTTATGATATTGTATCTACTCAAATGGGAACTTATCCAAATATCGCTATCAGTGACCCAGACAGAGACTGGGAAATAAACCCAAGAGCCGGAGAGGCTGGCATGCAATTGGTTGATGCCTATCGAGAAGGGTTAACTCATCGGGTAGCTATGGTGGCTATTCTTAATTCTGAGGCTCAGATTCTATTGCAGGTGCGAGGCGAGAATATTCTGTGGCCAAACTTATGGGACATTTCGGCCGCAGGGCATGTTGAAGCAAACAAGACATACATGCAGTGTGCAATCTCAGAAACCTCGGAAGAGGTGGGCATAGACATCACACAACAGCCATGTGGCAACTCGCTACAACGTGTTGCGCACTTCAAGTCCGTAGAAACCGTCATAGCGGGCAACGACCAACGATTGCAAGATGTTGCAACTGTATCTAGGTGGAATACTCTATACGTCTACCAACTACCTGGTGGTATAGATTACCGCATAGACAATACAGAGGTTGTTGAGGCTTCATGGACAGAGCTAGGAGTAGCTCGACAAGCCATAGCCGAGCAGCCAGAGGAATTCCGAGAGGGAGCGGTGTACGCCCTGCAAGCACTCTATGCCGTCATTGATGCCGGAAGACTCTCTACTCTACAACAATAGAGGCATGAAATTGTGGATTATACAAACTGCGCCCGCGTGGGAAAAGGCGCAACAGACAGGCATACTCAAAGGCGATGGCCGGCGGGTAGACCGCTTCTACAAGCCCTCTTATGAATGGTTAATGGGCCAAATGCGAGAACGCGTCCCGCAGTATAAGGGAGGCTACCCTATATGGGCCTACGCTAGCGACAAGCCTGATTTGCGGCGCCGACAGTTTACGCGCGGAACCCCTGGTGTTCGCCTAGAGTTTGTAGCAGAAGCCGACGAAGTCCTGATCTCAGATTTTGACGCCTGGCACATGGTATTAAATGGCATCTACTGCGCACTAACCGAGCAAGAAGACGAGGAATTTTATAAAAATAACGGTTCTTATAGCATGTGGTTCCATGGCAATAAAGACCCAAAAAAAGTCGCCCAGATCACAAAAAGCTGGGAACGTATCTTTGACGTAGAGGCGTTAGCGGCCACTCCAGAATGGGAAGGATCTCAAACTTTGCAGGCAACACTGGGACAAATCACGCTGGATCAGGTTGTCCAGGTTACTCCATTCATTTCACGATAGATATCTGTTCTCTGGGGTACTTGCTATATAATGCTAATAAAATGAACTTACCTCCCGAAGTACGCAGCTACGTCATAAGCATGATGCAGCAGGGTTATGGGCCCGAACAAATCCGCGCTGGTCTGCAGCAGGCGGGGTGGGACACTGCTGCTGCCGCGCAGATAGTGGCCTTTTATTTTGCACCCCAACAATCCATGCAATCTGCACATCCCCTGCGCAGAGCCACCCTCAAAAGATTTATCATACTGCTCGTAGCATGCCTTGTGATCGGTGGAGGCGTGGGAGCATATATGCTTCTGAAAGATCGCTCTGGGCAGCACAATGATCCGCATTCAAAGCAGGATGAACACCAGTCAAAAGACATCACCAACCAACCAAGCGCGGACGCCTACACTGAGTTTGCGCAGCTAAAAGGGACAACCCTTTTACTGTCGAAGAAATGGACCACCAAACCCCGGAGCGAGCCGTCGTCATATGTATCTATTCTTAATTTCGACCCAGGGGCGGTTGCGTCCGAATTAAAGGCTGATGATCGTTATCCCAGGAATGCTAATTTTTATCACGATGTTAAACGAAGAGACCTCAAAACATACCCATATTCACTGGATAAAATGTATGAGGTTCAGCTGTTTAGCAGACAGCTACCCATACCCGCCACGTTAACCGAAGAAGCCATCAAAACCCAAGAAAAAGACAAAATAGAAGACCTGCAGATGTACAAGGTTAACGGCATTACGGTGGCTGACTACATAACCAAACCCGGCGAAAACGCGCTTGATCAAAGGATTATCCTCATAAGAGACCAGGCAGGCACCAAAGAAGTGACCGTTGTCATAAACCCCAACCAAAGCCGGGACAAGATCACCAAAGACAATTTTGATGGCCTTATGGAACTGATAGGTTCTATCAAGTTTGTACCATAACTGATTCTTTTATTTCTAATTGATTAGAGTTAACCAAGCCTGTAAGATGGGCTGGATACCGGTTAGGCATTGCCTATCAAGTAGATAGAACACGGCCTAAATACCCCGGTATTGCTATTTTTAATCGGAAAACCCCTAAGGAGGGTTAGTGTTGCGTTTTCGGGTTGCTCCGCTTTGTGGTGCCGCTTTGTTGGTTGTGGGCCTGTCGGCTTGCGGCCTTCCCAAGCACGATGAGAACTCCGGTGCCCAGGTGGACATCGTGGCAGCCGGCGACAGCTACAGCACCGGGCAGGGCTCTGCTGGTGCCTACTACGCCAACGGTGACGGTGATGCCAAGAGCCCAGACGATCCTCGGACCACCTGGCGCCAGGGCACACCAGTAGCAGGCGACCTGGGGTGTCACCGCAACCACGACGCGGCAGCCGAGCAGCTGTGGCGTGAGACAGACAGCGCTGGCTCGTTCATCAACGCCTCGTGCAGCGGTGACGTCATTGCCAACCTGACCGGCAGCAATGTACCGCCGCAGTTGAACGATTTCGATGTGGCCCAGCGAGAAGATGTCGAGCTGATCACCATCACGGCTGGGGGTAACGACCTCCATTTCACGAGCATCGTGGCCAACTGCTTCTTCCCCGGCGTCGCGGCCAATGGTCCGTGTCGAGAGCAGCAGGACATTGCCCTCGACCTCCTGGACGCAAGCGGTGGGAAGAGCCAGATCCAGAGCCAGACCCAAGCGGCTCTGGAGCACCTGGGTCAGCAGTTCCCGAATGCACTCGTGGTGCTGATCGGCTACCCCCTCATCTTCGAGGGAAGTTCGTTCGTGCTGCCGGCTGACACCACGCATGCCGTGTTCGACCCAGCTGCTGCCATACTGGACGGCATCGAGCTGCTCAACTCGCAGCAGGCCCAAGTGGTGGACGACCTCAACGACTCGTTCGGCGAGAAGCGGTTCGTGTTCATGCCACTCCACGAGGACGACAACATGGGCGACTTCGACGGACACGGTCTGGGCGGAGCAGGGCAGGACTTCCTGAACGATCTCAGCGCCACGCCGGATTCCAGCGAGTGGGTCCATCCCAACGCCGCCGGTACGGCCGCCATGGGCGATGCCCTCCGCGACCTGCCAGAGGTACAGGCGTTGTTCGCCTAGCTTCGCAGCTGGGTGCAGCAAGTGTTTATCCGATTACCGCTGGGGTAACTCAGTAGCTTACAGATGGGGCATGAAACCCGCCCGCCGGCAAGTAGTGCCCCATCTGTAAGGATTTATTCAACCTACCAAGTCCGCTGATCTATTGGAATTTCCCAATATCTCCTCTCTAGGGCGTCCTCGATCATCGTAATTTCATACTCTAGCCCACCAAAAACTCCATCACATAAATACGAAAGAGCCCTGGCCTTTGGCAAGGGCTCTTTTTGCTGCAACAGCGTACCGTACTACTAGCGACCAAACTTGGAGGCAAGCAGGCTCAGGTCAAATATGTTGACCCTGCCGTCATGGTTGATATCGGCCCTGCCGAGATCAGATCCGCTGCGACCAAATCGAGAAGCAAGGATACTTAGGTCGTAGATGTTCACTCTGCCATCTTGGTTTATGTCCTCGTCAATGTAGCTAGGCGTCGGTGGCGTAGGAGTGGGCGTTGGAGTAGGCGTTACGTTGTTTACCGTAAAGTCGATCCTGCCACTGGAGTTTTGGTTACCAGCTGCGTCCCGGGCTCGAGCTATAACGGAGTGATTGCCATTATTCAGGCCCAGGTTGATGGTGTTGAGGCTAAATCGATAGGGCGCAGACATATCCGTACCTCTGCTCTGGCCGTCTACCACAAATTCTACTTGGGATACTCCAACGTTATCAGAAGCGTTGGCAGTGACATCGAAGGTGCCCGAGACAGTGGCATTGTTGGCTGGTGCCGTAATAGAGACTGACGGTGCGCTCGTGTCAGGGGCTGGGGTTGGATTCGGTGTGGGTGTTGGAGTAGGGGTAGGAGTTGGGGTAGGCGTGGGAGTCGGTGTAGGTGTTGGAGTGGGCGTAGGGGTGGGTGTAGGAGTCGGTGTGGGGTTCGGGGTTGGATTGGGGTTAGGTCCAGGAGCTGAGATGCCAGGGTTGATATTACAGATCGGGTTAGTGCCACAGTACAGCTGGCTTCTTGGCAGCACAGTTCTATACTGGTGTGCGCTCTCTACATAGGCGTTGAAAATTTGGCTGTCGCGAGCAGGGTTGGCTTCTCTCGCCCCGAAGTTAACCTCGACACGTATTGGATACTTTTGATCCTTGGTCAGCTGTATGGGAGTGCCCATGACTGTCTGCGAATTTGGCTGCCAAGCGTCCAATACCAGTTGATTGTTGATCCAGATACGCATACCAACATCTTGGCTACGCCCAAAGGTGTAAGGCTCGGTAAACTGGGCCTGGAATTCTCCGGTCCATCGACCAGTAAAGGGCTGTCCCCATGGCTTTATCCATAGTGGTGGCAGGGTATCGTCCTCGGCATAGCTTTCGCTAACCGTAGGCTCGTGCCTGCTGTAGACTTTTGTAGCAAAGTTACCCGTGAAGTATTCGGCCAGCAGGCCATCGCCGGTGCCGTAGTTGTCTGGCGCAAAAGGTGCAATATCAGTCCTGACGTTCCCGGCAGTAATCTGATAGGCTTGGCCGCCCTTGGGTTGGACCCGGACGCGGTTACTAGGATGGCTACTGTCGTTACCATAGGCTATGGCAGTGCCAGGTCCTTGGAACGTTGAATTCACAATGTCTATCCTCTTAGGTATGTAGTTACCCACTCCTTGTATCTGGACGGCATGTTGCGTCCAGTTCCTAAAGATATTGTCATGGAACAGAGTAGGCACCGGAAGCGCGGGGGGATCAGGCAGCTGGGCCTCAGACGCCGCTACCAGGACGGGGGTAATACCCGCTCCATCCCATACCATGTTTTCGTACTTCTGCTGCCTGATCGATGAAGTATTAGCCTGGAGTTTTATACCGGCCGTACGGTTACCGTATACTTCGCCGTTAAAGTAGTGGTAGTCGTTGGCGTATGCACCGTGGATGATACCGTAGGTCTGATTGTAGTAAGTGACAAAGTTGCCAGTAGGGTGCAAGTGTGGGGAGTTTTGCCAAACCTGGATACCATTTTGGTTGTGGTTGTGCGTTATGTTGTTGTCAAAGCCCCAGACGCCGTGGTCACCGTTGAACCAGGCAAATCCGCCTTGTTCACCAGAGCCCTGTATGCCTACGGCGGCATTATTCGTAGCTATGTTACCAACACCGCCCAGCAGGAAGAACGACATGCCGTAGTGACGCGGTATAGTATTTGCCACCAGGTTATGGTTCCAGACAATGTCATGGCTGTCGCTATTTTTATCTAGATCATGCGGATCCCACCAAAAGGCTGCCGACTTTACCTTATAAGCAATGTTGTTACTCAGTGTCACACCATGGCTGGCATGAGTCACAAAGGTATGGAAGTTGCCGTCGCGAGCTACCACGCCATCAATGAGCGAACCGCGTGATGCATCACCCATCAGGTGCATGTGTATGGCATAGCGGCCTAACTTAAAGTTGGGTTGTTTAATAGCCTCGTCCACACCGCCCGAACCCATATGACGCAGTTGGGCATCCCGTATGAACTGGGGTTTGTCGGAATGGATGAAGATGTGAGAACTGCCGTTAAAACGACGCTTATCATCCCAGTCGTTTTCGAAAGGTCGAGCAATGGCTGTACCCTCTATACGAACGTTTCGCGTCAGGTTACCCACTTCCGCCGTCCACTTGTTGTTTACCATAGGGTGAGCCCTACTTGGACGATCGTTAACTACAACGGTATTGCCCGAAATAGATTCAATCTTGCGCTCATCGAAAGCGTTGTAGCTTGACGCACCAACAGTTGGTGCCTCTGTGGGAGAGACAACTATCTCATCGCCCACTCGCCAGCCCACTGGTACCTCCTTGAGAACAATTGTCCTATTAGCTACCCCGTTGTCTGCGTTTGCGGGGTTCCATGAACCTGCAAGGTTTGTCCAGCTGGTCTTAGATGCACCGTCCAGATCCAACTGACCGGTATCCATAACCCACATGCCCACGTCTGTATCGAGCGGTATCATGCCGCCGCCCTGGAAGCCTGGCTCATTAACCTCTACAAACTGCACAAAATGTTCTACGTCAGGCGTGGCGGGCTTCATAGTAAGCTTGCCCGTAACAATGAAGTTAGCATTGGTAATAAATTTGGAGCTTTTAGCGGGATCAAAGGTCAGGCTACCCCTGATGTAAGTCGTGCCCATCTTGGGGCTCGTGGTGAGATCAAAGATAACATTGTTACCAACAGTCACCGTGTCACCAGTTGCCGGCACACGACCAGTAGACCAAACTGTGGGGTCGCTCCAGCGGCCGTCCTTGACACTGCTAACGGCCTCGGCTGCCCGCGATAGCACCAACAGGGAAGCACCCGCTACCGCGAACACAACTACGAAAGCCGCCATCATGGTTCGCTTAGGGTCTCTGGCCAGCTTGCCGTATAGTCGTCTTAC is drawn from Verrucomicrobiia bacterium and contains these coding sequences:
- a CDS encoding SGNH/GDSL hydrolase family protein, which codes for MLRFRVAPLCGAALLVVGLSACGLPKHDENSGAQVDIVAAGDSYSTGQGSAGAYYANGDGDAKSPDDPRTTWRQGTPVAGDLGCHRNHDAAAEQLWRETDSAGSFINASCSGDVIANLTGSNVPPQLNDFDVAQREDVELITITAGGNDLHFTSIVANCFFPGVAANGPCREQQDIALDLLDASGGKSQIQSQTQAALEHLGQQFPNALVVLIGYPLIFEGSSFVLPADTTHAVFDPAAAILDGIELLNSQQAQVVDDLNDSFGEKRFVFMPLHEDDNMGDFDGHGLGGAGQDFLNDLSATPDSSEWVHPNAAGTAAMGDALRDLPEVQALFA
- a CDS encoding Ig-like domain-containing protein, whose translation is MASAPRAQDITSKVRRLYGKLARDPKRTMMAAFVVVFAVAGASLLVLSRAAEAVSSVKDGRWSDPTVWSTGRVPATGDTVTVGNNVIFDLTTSPKMGTTYIRGSLTFDPAKSSKFITNANFIVTGKLTMKPATPDVEHFVQFVEVNEPGFQGGGMIPLDTDVGMWVMDTGQLDLDGASKTSWTNLAGSWNPANADNGVANRTIVLKEVPVGWRVGDEIVVSPTEAPTVGASSYNAFDERKIESISGNTVVVNDRPSRAHPMVNNKWTAEVGNLTRNVRIEGTAIARPFENDWDDKRRFNGSSHIFIHSDKPQFIRDAQLRHMGSGGVDEAIKQPNFKLGRYAIHMHLMGDASRGSLIDGVVARDGNFHTFVTHASHGVTLSNNIAYKVKSAAFWWDPHDLDKNSDSHDIVWNHNLVANTIPRHYGMSFFLLGGVGNIATNNAAVGIQGSGEQGGFAWFNGDHGVWGFDNNITHNHNQNGIQVWQNSPHLHPTGNFVTYYNQTYGIIHGAYANDYHYFNGEVYGNRTAGIKLQANTSSIRQQKYENMVWDGAGITPVLVAASEAQLPDPPALPVPTLFHDNIFRNWTQHAVQIQGVGNYIPKRIDIVNSTFQGPGTAIAYGNDSSHPSNRVRVQPKGGQAYQITAGNVRTDIAPFAPDNYGTGDGLLAEYFTGNFATKVYSRHEPTVSESYAEDDTLPPLWIKPWGQPFTGRWTGEFQAQFTEPYTFGRSQDVGMRIWINNQLVLDAWQPNSQTVMGTPIQLTKDQKYPIRVEVNFGAREANPARDSQIFNAYVESAHQYRTVLPRSQLYCGTNPICNINPGISAPGPNPNPTPNPTPTPTPTPTPTPTPTPTPTPTPTPTPTPTPTPNPTPAPDTSAPSVSITAPANNATVSGTFDVTANASDNVGVSQVEFVVDGQSRGTDMSAPYRFSLNTINLGLNNGNHSVIARARDAAGNQNSSGRIDFTVNNVTPTPTPTPTPPTPSYIDEDINQDGRVNIYDLSILASRFGRSGSDLGRADINHDGRVNIFDLSLLASKFGR
- a CDS encoding DUF3841 domain-containing protein yields the protein MKLWIIQTAPAWEKAQQTGILKGDGRRVDRFYKPSYEWLMGQMRERVPQYKGGYPIWAYASDKPDLRRRQFTRGTPGVRLEFVAEADEVLISDFDAWHMVLNGIYCALTEQEDEEFYKNNGSYSMWFHGNKDPKKVAQITKSWERIFDVEALAATPEWEGSQTLQATLGQITLDQVVQVTPFISR
- a CDS encoding NUDIX domain-containing protein, whose translation is MGTYPNIAISDPDRDWEINPRAGEAGMQLVDAYREGLTHRVAMVAILNSEAQILLQVRGENILWPNLWDISAAGHVEANKTYMQCAISETSEEVGIDITQQPCGNSLQRVAHFKSVETVIAGNDQRLQDVATVSRWNTLYVYQLPGGIDYRIDNTEVVEASWTELGVARQAIAEQPEEFREGAVYALQALYAVIDAGRLSTLQQ